The genomic interval TAGACCAGGATTCGATCTTGAAATTGTTTTCAGCACCGTTGCATCCACAAAGTAAAATGGCACAGTAAATTGATGCTGTTTAAGGAAATTTACAATTTCGCCGCTATCTCCTGAGGTAAGAATAATTGGTTCTACTCCTTTTCCTTTTACATTATTGATCAGCTTACTGATATCCGGCAAGGCCGCTGTATTGATATCCGTAAAGTTTTTAATTATCAGAAATAATTTATTTCCCTTAAAAGTATTTTCAGTGAAATCACCTTCATCATTCCAAACCTTGTAATCTGTAATTTTGGGTTTTGCTTCTTCATTCAATACTATCATATCCTTAAATACAAGTGTAGTATCGCTGGGATATTTCTCAAATTCGTATGTCTTTCCACCTTTTTCAAAAACATACTGATAGCGTAGTGGTTCGGATGGTTTCAGTTGGGCTGGAATATTGGCACCCACGCGGTAAGGAAGCAAATCAAAAAGTGGCAAGTGGCGTAATGCATAAACTGCAATTCCGAGTGAAGCTATTGTAGATATAATGACTACGATACCAGTAGCCAGAGGCCTGAATTTTTTTCTGTAATATACTATGATGAGTATCAGGATAAGCAAAAGCAGGTCTTTGCTAAATGAAGTCCATGGAGTCAATTTGATGGCAGCACCAAAACAACCGCAATCCGTTACTTTATTGAAATAGGCTGAATAAAAAGTCAAAAATGTAAAAAAGACAATGATAAACAGCAGAAGCCATGAGGTTGTTCTTGGCTTGTAAGCAACCAGCAGGGCAATTCCTAAAACAACTTCGGCTGTACAAAGAAATACAGAAAAGTAAAGAGCTAAAGGAACAAGCGACATGAAAAAATCATGAAAACGGGGCAGGTCCTCAGCAAATACTTCAAAATATTCTTCAAGTTTATATTGCGTACCAAGCGGATCATTCAGTTTGATCAGTCCAGAGAAAATAAATAGTAATCCAACTATGACACGGGAAATCTGCGCAGGAATTTTCATTTCAATTTATTAGTTTAACCCAATATTTGTTGTGTTTTTAGCAGGAATTAGTTAGTCTGTAAAGCGTTAGACTTAATAAGGCAAAAAACAGAATAGTTAATGATGTCCTGATAGCCAGCTTTTACACCTTCCGATACTATTGTATATCCTTGATTATCTTCAATTTGCTTTATTCTTAAAAGCTTCATTAGAATAATATCAGTCATGGAGCTCACACGCATATCCCGCCAGGCTTCACCATAATCGTGGTTTTTATTAAAAAGGAGTTCTTGTACCTCACTTACCTGCGTATTATATAAAGTAGTTAGTTCTGACGAATTAATGTCATTTTTCGATTCCCCCAAAGCGATCTGGATCAAAGCCATGACGCAGTAATTAATAATTCCTATAAACTCTGATGAAATATCGTCATTGACTTTTTGAATTCCTTTTTCCTGAATAGTACGGATTCTCTGTGCTTTAATGAAGATTTGATCAGTGATGGAAGGAATTCTCAGGATTCGCCAGGAAGTTCCGTAATCTTTGTTCTTTTTTGCAAAAAGATCTTGGCAATACTGAATGATTTCCTGATATTCCGCTTCGGTCGATTTCAAAGTTTTATTATATGTTAAGCCTGGTAATTGATCATTATTTAAAACAAAATGCACCATAAGTGTATGCTGACAGCTGCACGCAACCGGTTCATTTATAAATTTTATATGGCGCAAGTTAATAAAAAAACGATTAATGTCAGGGGGCAACTGATCGATCTGTCGACCCCACTTGTAATGGGTATTGTAAATATTACTCCTGATTCTTTTTACAAAGAAAGCCGGATGGAATCACGAGAGGCTGTAATTGAGAGAGTTGGGTGGATGCAGGAGGATGGGGCTTCACTGATCGACATTGGAGGATATTCAACCCGTCCGGGAGCTGCTGAGGTGACGGTTACGGAGGAAATAGAGCGGATTGAATCTATTATTGAGCCGTTAAATAAATTTTTCCCGGAACTATTCATTTCTATTGATACATTTCGGTCGGCAGTTGCAAGAAAAGCAGTTGAAAAAGGTGCGCAAATTATTAACGACGTCTCCGGAGGTGACCTGGATGTTGAAATGTTTGATCTGGTTGCTAAGCTTGGAGTGCCATATATTCTGATGCATATGCGCGGTACGCCAGCAACAATGAATGAACTGACACACTATGACCAGCTGATTCCGGATGTAATTAAAGCATTAAAGCTGAAAATCGAGGTACTGCGCTCAAAAGGGGTTGCCGATTTAATTATTGACCCCGGGTATGGATTTTCTAAAACAGCAGCTCAAAACTTTGAACTGATCAGGCATATGTCTGAATTTGATCAGCTTGGTTATCCGGTACTTGCCGGAATATCACGAAAGGCAACAATCTACAAAACATTGAGTATCAGTGCGGCGGAAGCTTTAAATGGTACAACAGTACTGAATACTTTGTTACTTGAGCAAGGCGCTTCGATTTTGAGGGTTCATGATGTAAAACCAGCCGTAGAAGCAGTAAAACTATGGATGGCTACTGGTCGTATGAATTAAAAATAGTAATTTAGTCGCAAAATAATATTTGTTTTCTTATGCGTGTAGGTTTTTTAAATATCAATTGGGCAGATATCCTGGATGTCTTTTTGGTTTCAGTGCTTCTATATCAGGTTTACACACTTGTTCGCGGCAGCATTGCCAGCAGGGTTTTTTTAGGTTATTTATTTGTTTACGTATTTTATCTCGTTGTAAAAGGATTAGGCCTTGGACTGCTTACAGCTATTTTACAATACTTCATGGGCGTAGGAGCAGTAGCATTAATTGTTATTTTTCAACAGGAAATCCGCAGGTTCTTATTAATTATAGGTAAATCTACTATCCATACCAATAATGGTTTTTTAAAAAAGATATTAAGAAATTCAATCCTTGACATCAAAGCGAAAAATTTGATGGAAGTAGTGGATGCAAGCAAGACAATAGCCGCTAATTTCACAGGTGCTTTAATTGTTGTAAATAAACGTGATGATCTTAGCAAATATGTAGAAACAGGGGAATTGCTGGATGCACGCGTGTCTAAACCATTATTAGTTTCTCTCTTTAATCAATACAGTGAATTGCATGATGGCGCGATAGTAATTGTAGACGGGAGGATAAAAGCTGCCCGTTGCGTACTTCCGGTAGCCGATGGGGTAGACGTGCCATCTTCGCTTGGCTTTCGTCACCGGGCAGCCATGGGCATGAGTGAAGCGACTGATGCCGTGGTAATTGTGATTTCTGAGCAAACCGGTAGAATTTCCGTAGCAGTAGAAGGGGAGCTGCATAGTAATATACCGATTTCTGAGCTTCAAAACCGCCTGGAAGAATATTTATCGTCT from Dyadobacter sp. NIV53 carries:
- the cdaA gene encoding diadenylate cyclase CdaA, translated to MRVGFLNINWADILDVFLVSVLLYQVYTLVRGSIASRVFLGYLFVYVFYLVVKGLGLGLLTAILQYFMGVGAVALIVIFQQEIRRFLLIIGKSTIHTNNGFLKKILRNSILDIKAKNLMEVVDASKTIAANFTGALIVVNKRDDLSKYVETGELLDARVSKPLLVSLFNQYSELHDGAIVIVDGRIKAARCVLPVADGVDVPSSLGFRHRAAMGMSEATDAVVIVISEQTGRISVAVEGELHSNIPISELQNRLEEYLSSDVQRMAK
- a CDS encoding BT_3928 family protein, with product MKIPAQISRVIVGLLFIFSGLIKLNDPLGTQYKLEEYFEVFAEDLPRFHDFFMSLVPLALYFSVFLCTAEVVLGIALLVAYKPRTTSWLLLFIIVFFTFLTFYSAYFNKVTDCGCFGAAIKLTPWTSFSKDLLLLILILIIVYYRKKFRPLATGIVVIISTIASLGIAVYALRHLPLFDLLPYRVGANIPAQLKPSEPLRYQYVFEKGGKTYEFEKYPSDTTLVFKDMIVLNEEAKPKITDYKVWNDEGDFTENTFKGNKLFLIIKNFTDINTAALPDISKLINNVKGKGVEPIILTSGDSGEIVNFLKQHQFTVPFYFVDATVLKTISRSNPGLWLLKDGTVKGKWHYNDTPTADEVVRLVK
- a CDS encoding DUF1599 domain-containing protein, with protein sequence MKSTEAEYQEIIQYCQDLFAKKNKDYGTSWRILRIPSITDQIFIKAQRIRTIQEKGIQKVNDDISSEFIGIINYCVMALIQIALGESKNDINSSELTTLYNTQVSEVQELLFNKNHDYGEAWRDMRVSSMTDIILMKLLRIKQIEDNQGYTIVSEGVKAGYQDIINYSVFCLIKSNALQTN
- the folP gene encoding dihydropteroate synthase; its protein translation is MHHKCMLTAARNRFIYKFYMAQVNKKTINVRGQLIDLSTPLVMGIVNITPDSFYKESRMESREAVIERVGWMQEDGASLIDIGGYSTRPGAAEVTVTEEIERIESIIEPLNKFFPELFISIDTFRSAVARKAVEKGAQIINDVSGGDLDVEMFDLVAKLGVPYILMHMRGTPATMNELTHYDQLIPDVIKALKLKIEVLRSKGVADLIIDPGYGFSKTAAQNFELIRHMSEFDQLGYPVLAGISRKATIYKTLSISAAEALNGTTVLNTLLLEQGASILRVHDVKPAVEAVKLWMATGRMN